The genomic stretch GGGCTTTCCGGGCGGAAACTCGTCCTGGCTCCGGGTGCAAGGGTGAGACGGAGAATGGAGCACTTCTGGTCACCGAGGATGTCACCGTAGACAATCCACCGTGCGTCCACTCCGTCGCCGGCAAATTCCTTGGCGGTGATGGCCGGACGCGAATTCTTCTGAACGAAGTCGGGATCCTGGTTCGCCTCGAAGTCGAACTTGTCCACCAAGTATTCCCAATCTTCGTGCCGGTCTTTCGGATAGTCCTCTTCCCGGCAGGCGTAGAATGCATCGGCCGCTCCGATCCTTCCGTCGAGCGTCAGGTCCTCGGCCAGGAAATGCTCGTCCATCGTGACGTGAAGCTCGTGCGTGCAAAGATCCGTCGGCGAGTGCAGCACGCCATTCGGCATCACGAAGCCGTCATCCAGTTTCATCATCGTGTGCGGCGACAAGTGCCGCACCCCGTTGTATTCGCCCTGACCCCAACGCTGCATGCAAGCAAGGAACTGGTCCTTGGTGACGAACGGATACAGCCCCATGGCCGTGGTGTGGTAGTGCGACGGGCTTACTCCGGGGTTGTCGAAGGAATTGATGTCGTAAACCTCCCACTTCGACCAGTGAAGGTGATGGGGAATGGGGTTCAGGTTGTCGAACTTTTTGGACACGATGGGCCAGGTGACCCTGCCGAACAGGGATTGGGAAAGCGCCACGAGCTTTTCTCCCATGACGGCTTCAGGATTGGTCTCGATCAGATCCTGAAGCGAGATGACTTGCCCGCCCGGAGTGAGAACGTGAGCTTCTCCTTCACGGAACGGCGCCTTTCCCGTGCGGGTATCCAGGACGCCGGTCACAATGGGCACGGTGCAGCACATCCAGACTTCATCGAGGCCGGTTCCGCCCATGTAGTCCGGATAGTAGGATTTCTCGTCCAGGCGAAGGCGTTTGCCCGGCGTGCAGAATGTCCGGCCGGCGTAGCGGTGCAGAAGCTGCAGCACCCCGTCGTTCTGATTGAGGCAATCATCGAGAATCGAATCCGATCCTCCGTCGATGACATCGTGATGAGGATACTCGTGCAGTTTCTCCGCAAGAATTGAAGTCGGGGCAGCCATGGCAGATGGATACTGAAGAATGGTGAATGGAGTGGCCGCCGCTTCAGAGCGCCTCGTCGACTTCGATCATCTTGCCGAGGATGGTCTCCCAGGTGTGGGCGTCCTCGAGGATCTCGTTGGAGAACATGCAACCGTCCCAACAGAAGTGCTTCATCCCGCGGGCGGCGGCGTCCTTGAGCCAGAAGGCCGAGCACTTGGCGATGTCGAGCTTGCCGTTTGGATCGTCGGCGCGGCAATGGCGGCCGGTCTTGTCGTGGCTGCCGGTGCCGTGGACGGTGCCGTCGTTCTGGGCGACGTGGAAGTCGATGGTCCACGGGCGCAGCGCGTCGGTGAGCGTCTTGTAGGCGGGCCAGAATTCCTCGTCGGTGTAGCCTTCCTTGAGCAAGGCGGCCTCGGGCGCATTGTAGCCCATGAGGTAGAGGTAGGTGTGGGCGAGGTCGGCCTGGAAGCCAACGGTCTCCGGCATGCCGGTCGCTTCAAGCGTGTCGATCATCGCCTTCCACGAATGCATGCCGCCCCAACAGATCTCGCCCTCGGCAGCGAGGCGCTCGCCGTGTTGGGCAGCGACCTTGCCAGCTTCACGCCAGGTCTCGGCGATCTTCTTGGTATTACCCGCAGGATCTTCCGACCAGTCGTGAACGCCGCCGGCGGAGTCGATGCGGATGAGGCCATACTCGCGCACGCCGTGCGCCTTGAGGATGTCGGCGATGCGGCAGGCTTTCTCGACCGCGAGAACGAAGTTCTTGCGGTCGTCATCGGAGCCGAAAGCCGGGCCGCCGACGGTGCCCGGCCAGACCGGGGCCACCAGCGAGCCGACCTTCAGGCCGTGCGCCGCGATCTGGTCGGCCATCGCCTTGATCGCGTCGTCGGAAGCGTCGGGATCGGTGTGTGGGTGAAACAGGAACAGGTCCACGCCGTCGTACTTGCGGCCATTGACGGAGGCGGCGGCGGTCATTTCGAGCATGCGCTCGAGCGAGATCGGCGGATGGTCGGTGCCGGGTTCCTTCCCGACCAGGCCGGGCCACATGGCATTGTGAAGTTTCATGATCTTGGGTGGTAGATGTTGGGTGGTAGGTGACTCAAAGTCCTGTTTGCGGATGCCTTGATGTTAGAGAACGAAATTCCAGTCGACGGCCGACTCGATAGTTGCGCCGGATTCACCGGTGATCACGACCTTGCCGGGACCGGCGGGAACGATGGATGTCACGCGGCCGAACTTCTCCGGCACGGCGGCGACTGCCTGGGCGAGATGCAGCGAGACGGTCTCATCCTTTCGGAAATGACGCGTCGTGGGCACGCCTTCCGCAGCGAGCGGGTTGGTGCGGGAAACGTCCACGGGATCGGCGAAGTACGAACAGACCTCCTCGATGCCCATGCGGCCGAGGTGACGGCCATTCCATGGCGCGCCGTGGCGGCCGCCATTGGAGATCCACAGAATGGTCGAGGGGAAGTCGGCAGGATTCTTCAGCGAGAACCACACGTAGCCATCGAGCACCGCAGCCGACCACGCAAAGGGCTGCTCCGCCGTGGCGGGCGCCGCGTGCATCATCACGAGATCCTCGAAACCCTGGCGCGCCGGATACTTCGAAACATCGGTCGTCCCGCCCGTGGAGAGAGGAACCTCGCGAAGGTCGGTGAAAGTCCCGGAGGGCTTCAGCGCACCATATTCGCGATTGAGGGGATTCGAAAACAAACCGCGGTAAACAGAGCCCCAGCGGAATGGCGAAACGCTGACCAAACCCTCTCCTTCGGTAAGCAATGAGAAGTCGATCACCGGATGATTGCCGTAGCTGTAGTGGCCCTCGACTCCTGAAATACGATGCTCGCAGTAGATCGCTGTCTCACCCTCCCGAAGAATGACAATTTTCTCCAGCCAGCCACCCGAATCTGGGTCATCCATGCCGAGGTGGAGCCGGTCATCACCGCCGGCGACGATCTTCCACTCGGCATTCGCCGCGACACCGTGCGGCGGGGCGCTTTTCTGCGGACCGAAGGGGAAGCAGAGGAAGTCACCCCGCAGAACCGTCAGCAATGGCGGGAGTGCCTCGTCCACCTCATCGGGCGTCCACGGGGCCAGCGCGTAGGGCGAAACGGTGCGGTCGCCGAGCCTGAACTCGACCGGTGCCATATGCCCCGCGCGGCAGGAAATCCACAGCGTTACCCGGTCTAGGGTTAGCTTCCAGCTCGGCTCGCCGTGGACAAGATCGTTCATCAATGCAGGCGATTCAGAAAAAATCTCACAAAAACGGAAGCAAAATCACATGACCTACAAAAATGTGTAGCCCTCCCGAGCCCCGGTCCTTTACTCACAAATCCACCATGAACATCGGCTTCAACCTGCTCCTCTGGACCCCCGCCCTTCAGGAAGACCAGTTTCACCTCCTCACCTCCCTGAAGAATGCCGGCTATGACGGCGTGGAACTGCCGGTATTCTCGGCCGACACCAATCACTACAAGGTCGTCGGCAAGGCCCTCGCCGACCAAGGCCTGCGCTCGACCGCGGTGACCGTGATTCCTGACGAAGCCCACAACCCGAGCAGCCCCGAAGCCGCCAACCGCGCCGGAGCGGTGGATTTCCTCAAGGGAATCGTCGATTCCTGCCACGCCGCCGGCACCGAGATCCTGATGGGCCCCTACCACCAGCCGCTAGGCGTGTTTTCCGGCAACAGCCCGACGAAGGACGAATGGCAGTGGGCTGCCGAGGTGCACCGCGAGGTCGCGGACTACGCCCAGCAGGCCGGGGTGAAGCTGGTGATCGAGTGGCTGAACCGCTTCGAGTGCTACTTCATCACCACCATGGGGCAGGGCGCCGAATATGCCGCGCTGGTGAACCACCCGAACTTC from Luteolibacter arcticus encodes the following:
- a CDS encoding sugar phosphate isomerase/epimerase family protein; its protein translation is MKLHNAMWPGLVGKEPGTDHPPISLERMLEMTAAASVNGRKYDGVDLFLFHPHTDPDASDDAIKAMADQIAAHGLKVGSLVAPVWPGTVGGPAFGSDDDRKNFVLAVEKACRIADILKAHGVREYGLIRIDSAGGVHDWSEDPAGNTKKIAETWREAGKVAAQHGERLAAEGEICWGGMHSWKAMIDTLEATGMPETVGFQADLAHTYLYLMGYNAPEAALLKEGYTDEEFWPAYKTLTDALRPWTIDFHVAQNDGTVHGTGSHDKTGRHCRADDPNGKLDIAKCSAFWLKDAAARGMKHFCWDGCMFSNEILEDAHTWETILGKMIEVDEAL
- a CDS encoding sugar phosphate isomerase/epimerase family protein, which gives rise to MNIGFNLLLWTPALQEDQFHLLTSLKNAGYDGVELPVFSADTNHYKVVGKALADQGLRSTAVTVIPDEAHNPSSPEAANRAGAVDFLKGIVDSCHAAGTEILMGPYHQPLGVFSGNSPTKDEWQWAAEVHREVADYAQQAGVKLVIEWLNRFECYFITTMGQGAEYAALVNHPNFTTMFDTFHANIEEKDPAATLMKYIKSVGHVHISENDRGTPGTGHAAIRESIQVLKEEGYTGWLTIEAFGRALPELAAATRVWRDLFPSPEEVYTKGIAYIRECLK